In one Corallococcus sp. EGB genomic region, the following are encoded:
- a CDS encoding serine/threonine-protein kinase gives MTSRYRLLQPLATGGMAELFLGVAKGAEGFERTVAIKRVLPHLAREADISRMFVSEARLAMQLQHQNIVTVHDVGESAEGLFLVMELVDGWDLGALMRAVTRQGLRMPPHLAVFIASQAQAGLQHAYRRQHDGHPVVTAHRDVSPSNLLVSREGEVKVTDFGIARLAGLSRTEPGAFKGKVPYAAPEVLQGAPATALSDQFSLGIILAEMLAGQHPFGAQSASEPMAVAYSILNRAPTSLPDVPASLATLVLRMLSRDPAARFPEPEDVSEALARWLAQTGEPASSHALATFLRGVRMPLSVGEVARAALAEAPASTSASFVMSVVPREGVDAGRLPSASGAASGTVAYGAGAPVPSGAVGASRGAPPSWKPPPAVPVGAEEEEPWSPATGGVSLSASGAVVHTCALCGSALESPDSPCESCTRGPSAARSDASAAPPRAPRGAGPTTSPPQAGAHAVARSDSRPPPNAAASEPARARPNAPSAAATANAPALATQSLSDVDEAERMSRPHIRQAAQGDLELEERAPKAETTPHWEFEPVTTPRPRRRWVPAVALFGIAAVLAGGVLFLWPRYGTQVMRALGAPTDVLSIRSEPSGATVLVDGVEVGVTPMAMDNTYPPRSVSVQLKLKGYRTWTGSFMGGKKADVEAELKR, from the coding sequence GTGACGTCGCGCTATCGGCTGCTGCAACCGCTGGCCACGGGTGGCATGGCGGAGCTGTTCCTGGGAGTGGCGAAGGGCGCGGAGGGCTTCGAGCGCACCGTGGCCATCAAGCGCGTGCTGCCGCACCTGGCGCGCGAGGCGGACATCTCCCGGATGTTCGTGTCCGAGGCGCGGCTGGCCATGCAGCTGCAACACCAGAACATCGTCACCGTGCACGACGTGGGGGAGAGCGCGGAAGGGCTCTTCCTGGTGATGGAGCTGGTGGACGGCTGGGACCTGGGCGCGCTGATGCGCGCGGTGACGCGCCAGGGGCTGCGGATGCCGCCACACCTGGCGGTGTTCATCGCGAGCCAGGCCCAGGCGGGACTGCAGCACGCATACCGCCGCCAGCACGACGGCCACCCGGTGGTGACGGCGCACCGGGACGTGTCGCCGTCCAACCTGCTGGTGTCCCGCGAGGGCGAGGTGAAGGTCACGGACTTCGGCATCGCGCGGCTGGCGGGTCTGTCGCGCACGGAGCCCGGCGCCTTCAAGGGCAAGGTGCCCTACGCGGCGCCAGAGGTGCTCCAGGGCGCGCCGGCCACGGCGCTGAGCGACCAGTTCTCGCTGGGCATCATCCTGGCGGAGATGCTCGCGGGGCAGCACCCGTTCGGAGCCCAGTCGGCGTCGGAGCCGATGGCGGTGGCGTACTCCATCCTCAACCGCGCGCCCACCTCGCTGCCGGACGTGCCGGCGTCGCTGGCCACGCTGGTGCTGCGCATGCTGTCGCGCGACCCGGCGGCCCGCTTCCCGGAGCCGGAGGACGTGTCGGAGGCGCTCGCGCGGTGGCTCGCGCAGACGGGCGAGCCCGCGTCGTCGCACGCGCTGGCGACGTTCCTGCGCGGCGTCCGGATGCCCCTCTCCGTGGGAGAGGTGGCCCGGGCCGCGCTGGCGGAGGCCCCGGCTTCGACGTCCGCGTCGTTCGTGATGTCCGTCGTGCCTCGCGAGGGCGTGGACGCGGGGCGGCTCCCCTCCGCGTCCGGGGCCGCTTCGGGCACCGTGGCCTATGGCGCTGGGGCGCCCGTGCCTTCGGGAGCGGTCGGCGCCTCGCGGGGCGCGCCCCCTTCGTGGAAGCCGCCTCCGGCCGTCCCCGTGGGGGCGGAAGAAGAGGAGCCGTGGAGCCCTGCGACCGGCGGCGTCTCGCTGTCCGCGTCCGGCGCCGTGGTCCACACCTGCGCCCTGTGTGGCTCGGCGCTGGAGTCCCCGGACTCGCCCTGTGAGTCCTGCACGCGCGGACCCTCCGCGGCCCGGAGCGACGCGAGCGCGGCACCGCCACGGGCTCCCCGGGGAGCGGGCCCCACCACCTCCCCGCCCCAGGCGGGCGCGCACGCGGTGGCGAGGTCCGACTCCCGGCCCCCGCCGAACGCGGCGGCCTCCGAGCCCGCGCGGGCCCGGCCGAACGCGCCCTCCGCCGCCGCCACCGCCAACGCTCCCGCGCTGGCCACGCAGTCCCTGTCGGACGTGGATGAAGCGGAGCGGATGAGCCGGCCCCACATCCGCCAGGCGGCCCAGGGAGACCTGGAGCTGGAGGAGCGCGCGCCCAAGGCCGAGACCACCCCGCATTGGGAGTTCGAGCCCGTGACGACGCCCCGGCCTCGCAGGCGCTGGGTGCCGGCGGTGGCGCTGTTCGGCATCGCGGCGGTGCTCGCGGGGGGCGTGCTGTTCCTGTGGCCCCGCTACGGGACGCAGGTGATGCGCGCGCTCGGAGCTCCGACGGATGTCCTGTCCATCCGCAGCGAGCCCTCCGGCGCCACCGTCCTGGTGGATGGCGTGGAGGTGGGCGTGACGCCCATGGCCATGGACAACACGTATCCCCCGCGCTCCGTCTCCGTGCAGCTGAAGCTCAAGGGCTACCGCACCTGGACGGGCTCGTTCATGGGCGGCAAGAAGGCGGACGTGGAAGCGGAGCTCAAGCGCTGA
- a CDS encoding ClpXP protease specificity-enhancing factor SspB: protein MDKKVSDKKERLLAALDQGMVMIHLDARRPGVLVPASLRGEAHLRLNLSYRFDPPDLTVGEWGVRSTLSFSGSRFTVAVPWSALFAIASHVTKEFWMYPEEMPPELLQQPPAASASIARPPPPTPVPAAAERPRAFLREVQSERPDEPESRPEVAAAPPPPEGGPPDEPQPPRRGHLRLVK from the coding sequence ATGGACAAGAAGGTTTCCGACAAGAAGGAGCGGCTGCTGGCCGCGCTCGACCAGGGCATGGTGATGATCCACCTGGACGCGCGCCGCCCCGGTGTGCTCGTCCCCGCCAGCCTGCGAGGCGAAGCGCACCTGCGCCTCAACCTCTCCTACCGCTTTGATCCGCCCGACCTCACGGTGGGCGAGTGGGGCGTGCGCTCCACGCTGAGCTTCTCTGGTTCGCGCTTCACGGTGGCGGTGCCCTGGTCGGCGCTGTTCGCCATCGCCAGCCACGTGACGAAGGAATTCTGGATGTACCCGGAGGAGATGCCGCCGGAGCTGCTCCAGCAGCCCCCGGCGGCGTCGGCCTCCATCGCGCGTCCGCCGCCGCCCACGCCGGTGCCCGCCGCCGCGGAGAGGCCCCGCGCCTTCCTGCGCGAGGTGCAGTCCGAGCGCCCCGACGAGCCGGAGTCACGCCCGGAGGTGGCTGCCGCCCCGCCGCCGCCCGAGGGTGGGCCCCCGGACGAGCCGCAGCCTCCGCGCCGCGGTCACCTGCGCCTGGTGAAGTAG
- the smpB gene encoding SsrA-binding protein SmpB, with protein sequence MAAGKSKGVGAEPGVKLIAENRRARFDYTVDEKIEAGLELTGSEVKSLREGTANLSDAYALQKGTELFLLNAHIGSYKAASVFDHLPTRGRKLLMHRSEIDRWTAKVRERGYSIIPLVLYFRKGRAKVELGLCRGKTHEDRRHDIKERETKREMDREVRRR encoded by the coding sequence ATGGCCGCTGGAAAGTCGAAGGGTGTGGGTGCGGAGCCGGGGGTGAAGCTCATTGCCGAGAACCGGCGTGCGCGCTTCGACTACACGGTGGATGAGAAGATAGAAGCCGGGCTGGAGCTCACGGGGAGCGAGGTGAAGTCGTTGCGTGAAGGAACGGCCAACCTGTCGGACGCCTACGCGCTCCAGAAGGGCACGGAGCTGTTCCTGCTCAACGCCCACATCGGCTCCTACAAGGCGGCCAGCGTCTTCGACCACCTCCCCACCCGGGGCCGGAAGCTGCTCATGCACCGGTCGGAGATCGACCGGTGGACGGCGAAGGTGCGCGAGCGCGGTTACTCCATCATCCCGCTCGTGCTGTACTTCAGGAAGGGGCGGGCCAAGGTGGAACTGGGCCTGTGCCGCGGCAAGACGCACGAAGACCGCCGCCACGACATCAAGGAACGGGAGACGAAGCGGGAGATGGACCGGGAAGTGCGCCGTCGTTGA
- the panC gene encoding pantoate--beta-alanine ligase: MAPHVLRTVAEVKAWVASLQKEGKTLALVPTMGFLHEGHVSLMREGGRRADVVAASIFVNPTQFGPREDLARYPRDFEGDLARCASAGVAAVFAPEPAAMYPAGYQTYVEVTEVSQGLCGERRPGHFRGVATIVTQLLALFRPAVALFGEKDYQQLQVIKALNRDLHLGADIVGMPTIREADGLAMSSRNAYLSADERQRALALSKGIRAAQALLASGTRDARALVDAARRELQAAGLREDYVEVRDAGTLSPLDTVAPGQTARMLVAAFSGTTRLIDNMPLAG; this comes from the coding sequence ATGGCACCCCACGTCCTGCGCACCGTCGCGGAAGTGAAGGCCTGGGTCGCGTCCCTCCAGAAGGAGGGCAAGACCCTGGCGCTCGTGCCCACCATGGGCTTCCTCCATGAGGGCCACGTCTCGCTCATGAGGGAGGGGGGCCGGCGCGCGGACGTGGTGGCTGCCTCCATCTTCGTGAACCCCACGCAGTTCGGCCCCCGCGAGGACCTCGCGCGCTACCCGCGCGACTTCGAGGGGGACCTGGCCAGATGCGCGAGCGCGGGCGTCGCGGCCGTGTTCGCGCCCGAGCCCGCGGCGATGTACCCCGCGGGCTACCAGACCTACGTGGAGGTGACGGAGGTCAGCCAGGGGCTGTGCGGCGAGCGGCGTCCCGGACACTTCCGGGGCGTCGCCACCATCGTCACCCAGCTCCTGGCGCTGTTCCGGCCCGCCGTGGCGCTGTTTGGAGAGAAGGACTACCAGCAGCTGCAGGTCATCAAGGCGCTCAACCGCGACCTGCACCTGGGCGCGGACATCGTGGGCATGCCCACCATCCGCGAGGCGGACGGGCTGGCCATGAGCAGCCGCAATGCCTATCTGTCCGCGGATGAACGCCAGCGGGCGCTCGCCCTGTCGAAGGGCATCCGGGCGGCCCAGGCCCTGCTTGCCTCCGGAACCCGGGACGCGCGGGCGCTGGTGGACGCCGCCCGCCGTGAATTGCAGGCGGCCGGCCTGCGCGAGGACTACGTCGAGGTGCGGGACGCCGGGACGCTCTCACCCCTGGACACGGTGGCGCCCGGGCAGACGGCGCGCATGCTGGTGGCGGCCTTCTCGGGCACCACGCGGCTCATCGACAACATGCCCCTGGCCGGTTAG
- the panB gene encoding 3-methyl-2-oxobutanoate hydroxymethyltransferase, with amino-acid sequence MKDKVTIHTLKRLKQSGQKICMVTAYDATFARILDEGGADVLLVGDSLGMVIQGQESTLPVTMDQMVYHCAAVSRGAKRAHVVGDLPFMSYQVSPQEAVRNAGRLVAEGNVGSVKLEGGAEFADTVRAIVRASIPVMGHLGLTPQSVHKMGGYVVQGRDEDAARRMLEDALALEAAGAYALVLEGVPLELARTITQSLKIPTIGIGAGKHCDGQVLVCYDLLGMNPDFKPKFVKRFANLHGNITEATNTFFSEVRAGTFPDEEHSFKATKGIRLVTPTPVAPDAAGASEPAEKVGGIYGAPV; translated from the coding sequence GTGAAGGACAAGGTCACCATCCACACGCTGAAGCGCCTGAAGCAGTCCGGTCAGAAGATCTGCATGGTCACCGCATACGACGCGACGTTCGCGCGCATCCTCGACGAGGGCGGCGCGGACGTGCTGCTGGTCGGTGACTCGCTAGGCATGGTCATCCAGGGGCAGGAGTCCACGCTGCCCGTCACCATGGACCAGATGGTCTACCACTGCGCGGCCGTGAGCCGCGGCGCCAAAAGGGCGCACGTGGTGGGCGACCTGCCGTTCATGAGCTACCAGGTGTCGCCGCAGGAGGCCGTGCGCAACGCCGGGCGGCTCGTCGCCGAAGGCAACGTGGGCAGCGTGAAGCTGGAGGGCGGCGCCGAGTTCGCCGACACCGTGCGCGCCATCGTGCGCGCCAGCATCCCCGTCATGGGCCACCTGGGGCTCACGCCGCAGTCGGTGCACAAGATGGGCGGCTACGTCGTGCAGGGCCGCGACGAGGATGCCGCGCGCCGCATGCTGGAGGACGCGCTCGCGCTGGAGGCCGCGGGCGCCTACGCGCTGGTGCTGGAGGGCGTGCCGCTGGAGCTGGCGCGCACCATCACCCAGAGCCTGAAGATCCCCACCATCGGTATCGGCGCGGGCAAGCACTGCGATGGCCAGGTGCTGGTCTGCTACGACCTGCTGGGAATGAACCCGGACTTCAAGCCCAAGTTCGTGAAGCGCTTCGCCAACCTGCACGGCAACATCACCGAGGCCACGAACACGTTCTTCTCCGAGGTGCGTGCGGGCACGTTCCCGGATGAGGAGCACAGCTTCAAGGCCACCAAGGGCATCCGGCTGGTGACGCCCACGCCGGTGGCCCCCGACGCGGCGGGCGCCAGCGAGCCCGCGGAGAAGGTCGGCGGCATCTACGGGGCTCCGGTCTAG
- a CDS encoding deoxynucleoside kinase has translation MDHRYIVVEGPIGVGKTSLTNLLTERLGSRRILEVVEENPFLSSFYADRQKFAFQTQVFFLLSRFRQQQELFQQDLFRSVTVSDYLFAKDRIFANLTLASDELALYDRVFEALGPRVPQPDLVIYLQAQLDVLLHRIKKRGREFERKFDAGYLESLTHAYNDFFAHYSDTPLLVVNTSDIDFVHNEADREDLMNVIASVKSGVQHYTPRSRRG, from the coding sequence ATGGACCACCGCTACATCGTCGTCGAAGGCCCCATCGGCGTGGGCAAGACGAGCCTCACCAACCTCCTCACGGAGCGACTGGGCAGCCGCCGCATCCTGGAGGTGGTGGAGGAGAATCCCTTCCTCTCCAGCTTCTACGCGGACCGGCAGAAGTTCGCGTTCCAGACGCAGGTGTTCTTCCTGCTCTCGCGCTTCCGCCAGCAGCAGGAGCTCTTCCAGCAGGACCTGTTCCGCTCCGTCACCGTGAGCGACTACCTGTTCGCGAAAGACCGCATCTTCGCCAACCTCACGCTCGCCTCGGACGAGCTGGCCCTCTACGACCGCGTCTTCGAGGCCCTGGGGCCCCGCGTCCCGCAGCCCGACCTGGTCATCTACCTCCAGGCCCAGCTGGACGTGCTGCTGCATCGCATCAAGAAGCGCGGCCGTGAGTTCGAGCGCAAGTTCGACGCGGGCTACCTGGAGTCGCTCACGCACGCGTACAACGACTTCTTCGCGCATTACTCGGATACGCCGTTGCTCGTGGTGAACACGTCGGACATCGACTTCGTGCACAACGAGGCGGACCGCGAGGACCTGATGAACGTCATCGCGAGCGTGAAATCCGGCGTTCAGCACTACACCCCCAGGTCCCGCCGGGGCTGA
- the rsmA gene encoding 16S rRNA (adenine(1518)-N(6)/adenine(1519)-N(6))-dimethyltransferase RsmA, with protein MDSPRDILKRHGLRAKHSWGQNFLGDPDALQAIADALALREGEPVVELGPGLGHLTRFLAATGARVTAVERDRDMVAVLEKEAIPGVRVVPGNAATVDFAQVAGAPEIALVGNLPYHLTSPILFQVLEQRTRISRAVFTLQKEVVVRLAAEPGNRDYGLLTVLLGLHFDVENVLTLEAWRFHPPPKVDSAVLRLTRLKQPRAPLVDEARFTRLVKAGFAQRRKTLINSLKSDKGLAPPEVLLAALQTAGIDPGRRAETLSPEEFAAIERALGPITAMAPPPPDAPEEDTAQE; from the coding sequence GTGGATTCTCCGCGCGACATCCTCAAGCGCCACGGCCTGCGCGCCAAGCACAGCTGGGGACAGAACTTCCTCGGGGACCCGGACGCGCTCCAGGCCATCGCGGACGCGCTCGCCCTGCGCGAGGGCGAACCCGTGGTGGAGCTGGGCCCCGGCCTGGGCCACCTCACGCGCTTCCTCGCCGCCACCGGCGCGCGCGTCACCGCCGTGGAGCGCGACCGCGACATGGTGGCCGTGCTGGAGAAGGAGGCCATCCCCGGCGTGCGCGTGGTTCCAGGCAACGCCGCCACGGTGGACTTCGCCCAGGTGGCCGGCGCGCCGGAAATCGCGCTCGTGGGCAACCTGCCGTACCACCTCACCAGCCCCATCCTCTTCCAGGTGCTGGAGCAGCGCACCCGCATCTCGCGCGCCGTCTTCACGCTCCAGAAGGAGGTCGTGGTGCGGCTGGCCGCGGAGCCCGGCAACCGAGACTACGGGCTGCTCACGGTGCTGCTCGGCCTGCACTTCGACGTGGAGAACGTGCTCACACTGGAGGCGTGGCGCTTCCATCCGCCCCCGAAGGTGGACTCCGCCGTGCTGCGCCTCACTCGGCTCAAGCAGCCCCGCGCGCCCCTGGTGGATGAGGCCCGCTTCACCCGGCTGGTGAAGGCCGGCTTCGCGCAGCGCCGCAAGACGCTGATCAACTCGCTCAAGTCCGACAAGGGCCTGGCGCCGCCGGAGGTGCTGCTCGCCGCGCTCCAGACGGCGGGCATCGACCCGGGCCGCCGCGCGGAGACGCTCTCCCCGGAGGAGTTCGCCGCCATCGAGCGCGCCCTGGGCCCCATCACCGCCATGGCGCCGCCGCCCCCGGACGCGCCGGAAGAGGACACCGCGCAGGAGTAG
- the tsaD gene encoding tRNA (adenosine(37)-N6)-threonylcarbamoyltransferase complex transferase subunit TsaD, whose translation MLVLGLETSCDETAAAVVEDGRRVLSDVVSTQVDIHRRWGGVVPELASRNHIVQVMPVIHEALTRANRTLDDIDLLAVTSGPGLIGALLVGLQVAKGLSLATGKPFVGANHLEGHLLAIRLLEDAPAPPFLGLVVSGGHTSLYEVRDYGNYRLVGRTRDDAAGEAYDKTARILGLPYPGGQPIDQLAQKGDPEAIRFPRALPGDNFDVSFSGLKTSVLHHVQKHGVPEGQALHDLCASFQEAVADVLSKKLVAAARRLGHNQLVLCGGVAANSRLRALCKQRAEERGLRMFLPPVRLCTDNGAMIAVAGYEAWRRGLRGDFRLAADPAWRME comes from the coding sequence GTGCTCGTCCTGGGACTTGAAACCTCGTGCGATGAAACCGCCGCCGCCGTCGTGGAGGACGGGCGGCGCGTCCTGTCGGACGTCGTCTCCACGCAGGTGGACATCCACCGCCGCTGGGGCGGCGTCGTCCCGGAGCTGGCCAGCCGCAATCACATCGTCCAGGTGATGCCCGTCATCCACGAGGCCCTCACGCGCGCGAACCGGACGCTCGACGACATCGACCTGCTCGCGGTCACATCCGGCCCTGGCCTCATCGGCGCGCTGCTCGTGGGGCTCCAGGTGGCCAAGGGGCTGAGCCTCGCCACCGGCAAGCCCTTCGTGGGCGCCAACCACCTGGAAGGGCACCTGCTCGCCATCCGCCTCCTGGAGGACGCGCCCGCGCCGCCGTTCCTGGGGCTCGTCGTCTCCGGCGGACACACCAGCCTCTACGAGGTGCGCGACTACGGGAACTACCGCCTCGTGGGCCGCACGCGCGACGACGCCGCGGGCGAGGCCTACGACAAGACGGCGCGCATCCTCGGCCTGCCGTACCCGGGCGGGCAGCCCATTGATCAGCTGGCGCAGAAGGGCGACCCGGAGGCCATCCGCTTCCCGCGCGCGCTGCCGGGCGACAACTTCGACGTGTCCTTCTCCGGCCTGAAGACGTCGGTGCTGCACCACGTCCAGAAGCACGGCGTGCCGGAGGGCCAGGCCCTGCACGACCTGTGCGCGTCGTTCCAGGAGGCGGTGGCGGACGTGCTGTCGAAGAAGCTCGTCGCCGCGGCCCGGAGGCTGGGCCACAATCAACTGGTGCTGTGCGGCGGCGTGGCGGCGAACTCGCGGCTCAGGGCGCTGTGCAAGCAGCGCGCGGAGGAGCGGGGGCTGCGCATGTTCCTGCCGCCGGTGCGGCTGTGCACGGACAATGGCGCGATGATCGCCGTCGCGGGGTATGAAGCGTGGCGCCGCGGCTTGCGCGGTGACTTCCGCCTCGCGGCCGACCCCGCCTGGCGCATGGAGTAG
- a CDS encoding DUF4388 domain-containing protein, with protein MAKQHLLLVDGDAKSLRVMEVSLKKAGFSVTTAIHGKDALEKVQISPPDLVLADTKMPEMDGFELCKALKSDERFKFIPFVFLTNQKSVEFKVRGLELGGDDYLTKPIYIKEIVTRVKMILQKAEKERIEKRETTKGGFAGSLADMGVVDLVQTFEIGRKTGVISIQGERTGVVYFKEGRVIDAELGRLKGENAFYRLLNTFEGQFDVQFTTLDRPERIEVSTQGLLMEGMRRLDEWGRMLEQLPPLETVFEIDYHQLADRLSEIPDEVNGLLRLFDGKRALSRVVEDSDFEDLAALGIISKLYFEGLIRELGNAPQEPVQSRKPGIEQWLNAAPPIPVETAPAQEAAPAPVEPPPAEAPPAAEVPHTEAPAPARPEPAEEVTPVAQVAPAPASAQPAQVIIFPPRVRPGDAPPAFGQEPEPVVPPLSQEGSSFLVEPPPAHRAVDHARRSLLLDWSRVDTEGLSASSTWGPGSPWGAASRAPAAPSPFAAAPAQAHVEPPPSRPPIFGGAAIAPSPLAPVPPPTPAPPSSEVTLVSGTEAFQEEMPVEESAPPQLALPPYPGHGIVPPQVAPVALNVEFPATTPFDAQPAALEPVEPAAPQDVPASEAYFTEPEAPAPVAPPAASPSPTAPASPASTHGPAAAASTTSAKPASAKPAHDEDDAELIAAMKPKRTGLFVAGGLLLVAAVAAVVISKGSGGTEAPRPTEPKVTQPTKPVEAPKPPEATPKPPDVAPPPAKTADAPADAGAPPAKTVTAPEDAGAAPVKTATPEPAAIPDAGIAVAPTPEATPPVAQAKATYADYIKDGRTLLARKSFKSAMGAYRKALALDNDSVEAKTGLAISLANNSSTSESGYREAARLLQDVVKAEPKNAKAWFWLGSSLQFSGDQTRAAEAYKKYLFLEPTGSSADEVRALLNGMK; from the coding sequence GTGGCCAAGCAGCACCTGCTCCTCGTCGATGGTGACGCGAAGAGTCTGCGCGTGATGGAGGTCAGCCTGAAGAAGGCCGGCTTCTCCGTCACGACTGCGATCCACGGCAAGGATGCGCTGGAGAAGGTCCAGATCAGCCCGCCGGACCTCGTGCTCGCGGACACCAAGATGCCGGAGATGGACGGCTTCGAGCTCTGCAAGGCGCTCAAGTCCGACGAGCGCTTCAAGTTCATCCCCTTCGTCTTCCTGACGAACCAGAAGTCGGTCGAGTTCAAGGTGCGCGGCCTGGAGCTCGGGGGCGACGACTACCTGACGAAGCCCATCTACATCAAAGAGATCGTCACCCGCGTGAAGATGATCCTTCAGAAGGCCGAGAAGGAACGCATCGAGAAGCGCGAGACGACCAAGGGCGGCTTCGCGGGAAGCCTCGCCGACATGGGCGTCGTGGACCTGGTCCAGACGTTTGAAATCGGCCGCAAGACGGGCGTCATCTCCATCCAGGGCGAGCGCACCGGCGTCGTCTACTTCAAGGAAGGCCGCGTCATCGACGCGGAGCTGGGCCGGCTCAAGGGCGAGAACGCCTTCTACCGCCTGCTCAACACGTTCGAAGGCCAGTTCGACGTGCAGTTCACCACGTTGGACCGCCCGGAGCGCATCGAGGTCTCCACTCAGGGCCTCCTGATGGAGGGCATGCGCCGGCTGGACGAGTGGGGCCGGATGCTCGAGCAGCTCCCGCCCCTGGAGACGGTCTTCGAGATCGACTACCACCAGCTGGCGGATCGCCTGTCGGAGATCCCCGACGAGGTGAACGGCCTCCTGCGCCTGTTCGACGGCAAGCGCGCGCTGTCGCGCGTGGTGGAGGACTCGGACTTCGAGGACCTGGCCGCGCTGGGCATCATCAGCAAGCTGTACTTCGAAGGGCTGATCCGCGAGCTGGGCAACGCGCCGCAGGAGCCCGTGCAGAGCCGCAAGCCGGGCATCGAGCAGTGGCTCAACGCCGCGCCGCCCATCCCCGTGGAGACCGCGCCCGCGCAGGAGGCCGCGCCGGCCCCGGTGGAGCCGCCGCCGGCGGAAGCGCCCCCCGCGGCGGAGGTCCCGCACACCGAGGCCCCGGCGCCCGCGCGGCCAGAGCCCGCGGAAGAGGTCACGCCCGTGGCGCAGGTGGCGCCCGCGCCGGCCTCGGCGCAGCCCGCGCAGGTGATCATCTTCCCGCCGCGCGTCCGCCCGGGTGACGCGCCTCCCGCGTTCGGGCAGGAGCCGGAGCCCGTGGTGCCTCCGCTGTCTCAGGAGGGCTCGTCGTTCCTCGTGGAGCCGCCCCCGGCGCACCGCGCGGTGGATCATGCGCGGCGCAGCCTGCTGCTCGACTGGAGCCGGGTGGACACGGAGGGCCTGAGCGCCTCCAGCACCTGGGGCCCGGGTTCGCCCTGGGGGGCCGCGTCCCGCGCTCCGGCCGCGCCCAGCCCCTTCGCCGCCGCGCCCGCGCAGGCGCACGTGGAGCCGCCGCCCTCGCGCCCGCCCATCTTTGGGGGCGCGGCCATCGCGCCCAGCCCGCTGGCGCCCGTGCCGCCTCCCACGCCGGCCCCGCCGTCGTCCGAGGTGACGCTGGTCAGCGGCACGGAGGCCTTCCAGGAAGAGATGCCGGTGGAGGAGTCCGCGCCGCCGCAGCTCGCGCTGCCGCCGTATCCGGGCCACGGCATCGTGCCGCCCCAGGTGGCCCCGGTGGCGCTCAACGTCGAGTTCCCCGCGACGACGCCCTTCGACGCGCAGCCTGCCGCCCTGGAGCCGGTGGAGCCCGCCGCCCCACAGGACGTGCCCGCGTCCGAGGCGTACTTCACGGAGCCCGAGGCCCCCGCTCCCGTGGCGCCCCCCGCCGCCAGCCCGAGCCCCACGGCGCCGGCGAGCCCCGCGTCCACGCACGGCCCCGCCGCCGCGGCCAGCACGACCTCCGCGAAGCCCGCGAGCGCGAAGCCCGCGCACGACGAGGACGACGCGGAGCTCATCGCCGCGATGAAGCCCAAGCGCACGGGCCTCTTCGTCGCGGGCGGCCTGCTGCTCGTCGCGGCCGTGGCCGCGGTGGTGATCTCCAAGGGCTCGGGCGGCACCGAAGCGCCGCGGCCCACCGAACCCAAGGTGACGCAGCCCACGAAGCCCGTGGAGGCGCCGAAGCCGCCGGAGGCGACGCCCAAGCCGCCGGACGTCGCGCCGCCGCCCGCGAAGACCGCGGACGCTCCGGCCGACGCGGGCGCCCCGCCGGCGAAGACCGTCACCGCCCCGGAGGACGCGGGCGCGGCGCCGGTGAAGACGGCCACGCCCGAGCCCGCCGCCATCCCCGACGCGGGCATCGCCGTCGCGCCCACGCCGGAGGCGACGCCGCCCGTGGCGCAGGCGAAGGCCACCTACGCGGACTACATCAAGGACGGCCGCACGTTGCTGGCGCGCAAGAGCTTCAAGTCGGCCATGGGCGCGTACCGCAAGGCGCTGGCGCTCGATAACGACTCCGTCGAGGCGAAGACGGGCCTGGCCATCTCCCTGGCCAACAACAGCAGCACCAGCGAGTCCGGCTACCGGGAAGCGGCCAGGCTGCTCCAGGACGTCGTCAAGGCGGAGCCCAAGAACGCGAAGGCCTGGTTCTGGCTGGGCAGCTCGCTCCAGTTCTCCGGTGATCAAACCCGAGCGGCCGAGGCCTATAAGAAGTATCTGTTCCTCGAACCGACGGGAAGCTCGGCGGACGAGGTGCGTGCCCTGCTCAATGGGATGAAATGA